taataagttttacagcaccagctgcaaccttgaggagacaagatagccaagatttacagcaaaaagggggcaccAGTATAGtaattgagtattgtacaacggTATCAATATAGTGAAGCAATTCCATGGTGTATACGATGGTCCAATGTGACAGGAGGAGTGACAgcaccatggtggaattgttcacggtgtatataagaacttggAATAAAGAACCTTTAAAAGaacgttgggacggaccctatcaagtactcttaACCACATTTACCACAATTAAGGTTGCTGgaatagactcctggatacactacacccgagtgaaaagagtcccaagggtGTGGCAATCATAAATAGTAGGTCCTACCATGCTTAAGATTACACTGCAGGATGTCTAATTTTGTTATCGTATTGTGTTCTTGGCAGCGTATGTACCAAGATTGCTTGCTTTCGTGGAAATATCCCTTAACAGAGAAACATATGTGGTGACTGAGAGAGAGAGCGCCACTCTAGTCTACAAAGTCATTGGAGAACAATTGGAAAGTCCGACTGTCGTATGGGAAAAATTACACAAAGGAGGAGACAATACATTGATATACAATAAGTATCTCAAGGATCAGACAACGGATGGATCGGTGGGTCTAGAGGATAATAAGGTAAAATACCAAATACAATTCGCGGCCAAAACAGATCAGGGATTAAGATTACAAAATAGGTCACGAAGAGCTATAAGAGATAGATGAAgatgatgtgtggcacgaaccatcaagcagtgttaaattcggctgggcactagaatctttctttgcaccaatagCAGCCTATaggaacagggaaatgattgacaAATTAATTGGGCAGATGGATCGATTTGCAAGGACAACTAAGAAACGTTTTCGAGATTTCAATATGCAATTGCAAGCCACGACCAAAATGACTTTGCAGAACAGAATGGCACTTGACATAATGTTGCTAAAAGAAAAATGGTGTTTGTGGATATCTGAaggacagaattgatcattgttGCATTCATATCCCAAATGTAACTTCTGAGGTTGAGAAAGACATTTCCCAACTAACCCAAACGGAAAAGgaactgcaaaaggaaaaacaagacgCAGAACAAATCTGGATTGGGGCTTTACTAGGTAAATTTTACTTGAATTTGGGAAGATGGGTACATTCTTTATTGGAAAACTTATTTGTACTTGTAGTCTTGGTTGCTCTTCTCTTTTTGTTGTATGCTTGTATTAAGCGTCTAATAAGTCGAACAAACGCCAGGAACAATCGTATCTTTAGTGTTCTTAGTAGAAATTATACTAATTCTCTTTTTGATAACCCTCCAGTTCAAGAAGAAACACAACGCACACGGCCACAATTAAAAACAATCACCGACCAGCCACAATCAGGGCCAGTTGTTGAAGGAGCTGATTaaaatgaagtgaaaatgcattgtctaggaatagaaaagcattttcaaaggggggaaatgttatagttgaactgttttgttttttttttttgtaagctgtATTCGGTTTTGTAAACTATGTCCAAGATTCTTACCTCATCTTGAAGCTTTGCAGGTTGTATTCAAGTTCTTTTCTTAGTTTGAGAATAGAGAGCTGAAAGCTAGCCTTTATCTTATCTTGAAAGTGTAGGATGTGCATCCAAGAGTTTCACAGGATTCTATAATGAGCATATGGATAGTGCGCATGTGCCGTGACAAGAGGTGAAAAGGACACGAGTGAAGAAGACTatttacttcatcctgaagaccaccTAaacgaccaccagaggacactgcgcatgctTAGAGTAGTTCCAAAGATGTAATTGAAATTGTAAAATAGTTGTGTAATCTAATGAATATGCAACACATACATTGTAAacctaatgaatatgtatgtgaccaaattgTATAAATGTAATGGAGTTCGAATCAGTTgttgaaaccagctttgggtgcgaacccctggtttcccagcgctgaaataaaagcaccgcatataactacatccgtggttatgtgttttgtttgctaACACCCCCACTCATCTATGGTACTTCTTTTTTTGGTATAAAAGCCCACTGTGGACTTCTCAGCCCTGAGCCTGATGGCAGTTTCTCTCTCCCAGTTCCGTAGCACAGCATCAGGGCTGATGCCTACCTGAAAACTCACCTCTGAGGGCAGGAGAGAGCAACGATCCACTGGCATGGTCCCCCGAAACTCCCTCCCCAAGCTGGGCTGGCACCAGTTGCCAGGTTGCATCTCCTCCCAAACCCAATGCCACCCTCTGTATGACACTGTCTTCTCCtgttctcctcctgccctggatGCTCTCAGCCCCCTTGGGTCCCCCAGCACCACTGGCTGCTCCCAACTCACCATCCCTGCCCATCCTCTCCCATGCTGGGATGTCAGCTCACTGAAGTTACCACAGTCCAGTGTGGGGGTCCATGGCTCCCAAGGCAGCAAGGCTGGGCCAAGAGACAGACAAAGCAGCACCATAGCAGTCAGCCCTGGCCGAGAGTCTGGCAGCACTTTGCAATACCATTTCCTCCACCCTGCAGTGAGGAAGCAGCACAGGTTTCCCCCTACCCTGGCATAGGAGAAAGCACATCTTCTGCAGCAGGGGGAGAAGCAATGGGTTTCTTTGGACTCAGACCTCTGGCAGTCCAAGGTAGCATCCTTTCCAAGCAAGCTAACTGGGGCTCCGCTCACAGCAGGTCCAGCAAAGCCAAATTCAAAGGCAAGTCCCCCAAAACCGAGCTGTTCTCTGGGGGCTCTCAAAGGGGTGGCAGAGCAAGCCAGCCCCAGCCACACTGCTCAGCTGACTGCTGCAGCAAGActccagcgcctgcccctccAGGGCTGGCCAGGGTCCACCAGTCCAGGAGAAAAGATATTGCAGAGAAGGCAAGGGCTGCTCTTGCCACCAGGATGGAGGGGAAGGCAGGGGTGGCTGGGGACAGGAACATCCCATGGAGCCTCAAGATTCCAGCTGAGGGTTGGCATCGCTCTGTAGACCTGCAGGAAGCAAGAGGGGAGGGAGGTAGTTTTCACCACACTCTTTACCCCATCCACTTCCCCCAGGAGagacaaaaacccaaacctcagCATCTCCTCTAGTTTGGCAGTCAAGGGGATGATGCCCTTGCTCCATCCCTGGGTCACCCTCTTCCCACCCCAGCACTGGTCCTAGTATCCAGAAGAAACTGCAGAGTCCCTTGTCCCCATTATGGAGCAGGACTTACAGAGCAGGAAGCGCCACAGGTTCTGGGCAGAGCCCCCTGAGAGCAGATAAGCCCAAGTGGCGGCGGTGGCCATCAGCAAGTAGGAAGGCATCAGGCTGCCTGTGTACAGGGGGTTGTAAAAAGTCTGGGGAGAGAGGTGGGAGAGGGAAAGGGTGAGCAGGGAGGAGAGGGCAGTGCCAAGATGGGTGGCAGTGTCACCACCTCAATAAGTGGAACAGGACACGGAACACCAGCTTTGGCATTCAGTTTGCAGAGGAACTGTCCCATGCAGGAATGGTTGCAGAACCCCAAAACCCAGCTGCTTCACTAGTGCCAAAGGCTGTTGCCCCCTCAGCACAGGGACCAGCATGCACCACAGCCATCCCCAAATATAGGTCCCTGCACAGAGCTCTACTCCTGGCTACTCACCGATCCTGAAACAGCAAGGTGCATGACAACAACAGCTGCGATCTCCTGCCAGCGCTGATGCTCACAGCCATGGAAGAAGAGGATCCCCCAAAAGGTGTGAAGGAAAATCAGCACCATGGTCATAAAGGCTGCAAAAGCAGCAGAGggatgtgtcgagggttaagattgcggggtgacaatcaaaccctggcagatgtattgttaacctcctctccccccccacttcccccttttgcccctccctctccccacttcccactcaggacaggcgatcgggagggaaagaaggacagagagaagagagttggaaaagttaaagatgttttactaatgctactaataagaatagagaaaataatacaaaatatacaaaaccaatcttgtaagtctcagcaactgcagagccagcacccaaagtcctggattagactctgtagccaaccggagctggattcagtctgtcaccaggcctcagttcgcagggacaaccagcaaggtcctctcctaatgtcagccataagcagaagggaaggaaaaagggaaaagggccgagatcctcgtgatctcccacttttatatgaagtattcatgtgaatggaatgttatactccgttggtcagtctctcggttatcagtttctcattgcccctctcgcaagatgtccatccgtgcttatcaataagtttgcattccattgctaggtttagccaaaacatgtgttgggttctccaggaaaatgcagctaacatgaaggctttagctgacaggcaaattcactaaaagagaaacttgtttttaacaaaaccaggacagggatgTTACCAGACAGCCAATTGCCCTGGCCCAGCCCGCAGGCTCAGGGAGGAATGGAGAGGAGCCAAGGCAGAGGAGTAGGATCACTGCTGGGTCAGACTGGGAAGTGCTAGGAGGGATGGgagagaggagcagggagggTTGCAGGACAGAGAAAAGGGTTTGGCACAGAGAGATGTGATGGGGGACCACAAAGGGCTCAGATGAGTATGGGGAGTGGCAGCAAGGTGCAGCATGGAGGGGAGACCACAGGGGGCTGAGTCCCAGCCCCCCCAGGTCTGCCACCTCTGTGTTGGGGCAGAGATGTGAGCGAAGGGTGCTAGTCCCTCACCTGAGGTTAGGAAGTAGAGCTGTGAGTCCCCATGGATGCCTATGGTACCAGGCCCTAACGCATCTGCCAGGAGATTGATCATGGAGAAGGCACCGCTCATGAGCCCGAAGCCCATGCCAGCCACTGCCGGGACAGGGATGCTGTCAAACACAGCcgcccagggccaccccaggcaCCTCCCAGCCCCTCGGGAGACCCAGCCAGCTTCAAGGTGAGAAACCTCTCTTTCCCCCTGGCACTGTGCCTAGCCCTGCCTGGCTGCCCTGCACAGCACTCACCGTATGCCATTTGCTGGACGGAAACCGGGGAGCAGCCGTCCTCACTGAGGGCCACCAGCCCCTTGATGGCCTTCCTGCAGAGGGAAGAGCATGCTGGAGGCCAGCACAGCCTGGTTGCCTCCCAGGGCATGGTGCAGCACCAGGACAGAGGAGGTGGGAGCTGGGGTCTCACTCTGCACCATCCTACCATCCTGGTAACCTCCCCATCACTGAAACACAACACCTGCAGTGGACAGCATCCCCAGGACCACCCTGAACCACTGGACAAACCACACATGTGAAAATCATGCAAAGCCACATGGAAAGATTTCCACAGAGGAACACAAGTGCAGGCCAGCCCTAAAGAGCAGGAGTGGGGTGAGCAGGACATCGGGTGCAAAGTGAGCAGCACCCCtacacagaaaacagcctcagcaCCGGCATGGGAGGCGCATGCCAGGAGGGTCTATCTGATCTTGGCAGTAATTCTCTTAGAAGATGGTGGGAAAAAAATTGAGAAGGTGCAGGGAAGAGCTCAAAAAactagaaaaattattttgggggaaaaactgagagagctgagCTTCATAAGTTTTATCAGCTAGAGGTGTGGCAGGTGAGGAGGATGACAgacagctctgcagccccaggaggTCAGCTGTGCTTGCAGACAGAGATCCGCAGGGAAATGAAACCCAGTGGTTTGTGTTAGAAGCTGCTCCGTGGAGCTCTGCTACCCTCTGCCTGCCCACCTCCAGCAACGCTCTGCCACAGGGAGAGGTGCAAGCCTACGTATCTGctccccccccagccttccccaaGCCCCTCACCCCACACCAGCACCCAGCCAGATGGGAAGGTGAGGACTGCTGGGGGGGCAATGAGGGATACTGACTCCAATATCGCCTCCTCTTGTCTGTCTGCCCAGGCCAATGCAGTATCCACCCACTCACCCATCCAAAAGCAGTACAGGATGCAGTACGTGCTCACCCAGCAGGTGGCACAAGCCCCCTCACTCTGGGCCGGCAGCACCagggaggccaggagctgcagagacTGCGCCTAGACTTTGCCAGGGCTGGGAACCATGCGACACCCTGCAGAGCACTGAAACCACTTTCAGGCTGTCCCCACTGACACAAAGCCACCCCTAAGAACAGAACAAGACTTGCCAGGAGATGAGGGCAGATCCCTAACCCTTCCCCATCCTCCATGCAGCAAAGCAAGTAGGGCTGCTCTGCCCTGTCATCCGAGACCTGCTTGAGGTCAACATACCAACACAAGTACTACTTGTGCACTCCCAGTGAGGACCAAGGCGGCTTGGTGCCACGTTTTGCATCCTCCCTGCCTAGGAGCCCCCAGCCAAAATCTGGATCCGCCATAGCTGGGAGAATGGAAAGACCATTCAGCAGTGCTGGAGCAAGGTGGGAGATGCCCTTACCTGAGGAGCTTGTAGTAGAGAAAGCGGAAGgcctcctgcagcagcacagagaacATCACCCCAAATATCAAGAGCCCCTTCTGCAATGGCTCATCCCAGGGATCGCTGGCTTTAACTGCAATAAACCAgataagggaggaaaacagcAGCGACACCAGCCAGAAGGCGGCTCTGCAAGAGAGCGAGCGCCTGCTGGCACCAAAATCCTGTGTGGCACCAGGATTGTGTTGGTACTGGCAATGGCAGCAGTGTCCCAGCCTTGCCCACTCTCCTATAAGTACCAGTGCTGTTCTGGCACCAGTGCTGGGCAGGTGGTGCCTGTACCGGTACCACTGTAGTGCCTGCACTCCTCCTCTGCTGGTAACTAGAACCGGCACCAGTGCCTCTGCCAAGCTCACACCAGTACTAATACCAGCGCCAGGCTCATATTCATGTCAGTACCTGTACCATACCCTACTGATCTCATGGCAATACTGGTACCACTGCCCTTGTTGTGCACATGTTAGTACCACTACTGACCCCATGCCATTACCAATACCAGTGTCCCTCTCCATCATGCCCATGCCATGTGGTAACCACAATGGTACCAGTATAATACCAGTACTGGAGCCCCTATTGTGAAAAGAATGGCACCACTATGAGTACTGGTACCGGTGCCCCTGTCGTGCCCACAACAGCACCAGTCCCCCGTTGCGTGTCTGTCCATACCAGTACCGATACCAGTACCAGCACCCCCTCCACGCCCACGCCAGTACCCACGGTGGCACCAGTGTCCCTCCCGCACCGGTACCGGCACCGGTGCCGGACTGACCCAGCGATAAGGATAATGATGTGGAGCGGGTCACGGGCAATGGTGAAGAGGAAGAGGCCGAGCGCCGGCCCGAAGGCGATGAAGGTGCATCCGAAGAAGATGGGGAGCGTCATGTCAGCAGGGCCCCGGACACGGGACCGGGGACAGAACCCAGCGATTCAGCTCGACTCGGCTCAGCTCCGCGTCCCcgtctccctttccctctccctcctttccGGGGTCGCCTGACGTCACACGCCGCCTGCGCGCCGCCGCTGCCGGAAGGGCCGCGCTGGGCGGGGTTTGAGCTGAAGTGGGACGAGGCTAGAGTCTCTAATGGGGGGGCACGGTCTGCACTGGGGAGGAGTTGAGTCTGTTGTGCAGAGGGGTATAGCCTGAATCCCGGGGCTCGGGCCTGTCATGAGAGGTCACAGTTTGCACTGGGGGGCTCAGGCCTGTCACAGGGAGGTGAACCTGGACCTCTCATGGGAGGACATGGCCTGCACCAGTTGGGGACCAGGTCCTAAGCCTGTCACAGGGGACATGGCCTGCATTGGGAGGACCTGATCCTGTCATGAGGGAGCAGGGCCAGCACCATTTGGGGACCTGGTCCTGTCACGGGGTGTCATGGCTTGCACTGATGGTAAGGACTTGGTCCTGTCACCAGGGGGCACAGTCTGTACCAGGGGCTCAGGTCTTTCACGGCAGGCAGAAGGCCTGCACTGGGAGAACATGGCCTGCACCCAGAGAAGCTTGGCCCTGTCGCTGGTGCCCTCACAGGAACCAGCCAGTGAGGGGTCCCCTGCACTACTTCCCAGGACTTGGGCCAGCTGGTGGTGCTCAGGCTTGGGCAAGgtatgctgactgtccctaagaGTCCCTAGCTCCCTGTCACCCTGACATAGGCCTGTCTCAGTGCAGGGGGCCTCTGGCACTGCCCCCAGGTCCCCTGCAGCCCCTGAGCATGCAGAGCAGGGGCCACATGCCCCCGCCCCCACGCTGCTCCTCCGGTAGTGCCCACTCTGCACTCACAGCTCAGACAGCACAACCCCAATGTGGGGCACAGTAACTTGTAGAGAAATGAGGCAGCGTTGTGTAGTTATAATTGTTTGCATTTTCCTCCAGCTGTATTGTCCTCTGATGGGATTGATAAATCAGTAATATTGATTATATTGACTGGGAGTTTCgtgtggtgttggaacgataaaggactcagcactccgattcaatgtgaatcacgccaaagccatttattacagaaacatgtctccttatatacgcaactattctctaatcacgaatccacgctccaagcatggattcgctaaatgagtatcatgggcagtccacacgctagagccccaccgatgataggtccgacgactcacgccatgctgaggccctgttagtgaagaaacgcccctctttctcacagcagattctgttctcagcttctcaaagtggccttgagattcctttgggcctgactaattcaacaacatatctccttctaacgaaaccccttcacaattccccctttttgttcttgaactagtcaggccccttaaacagcatgctgaatcgtctttgaaatacactgcaacataggacacgtgattaacaacataattacaattacatataatgtagctaaaccttacttaataagattaaacaactatctgcttatactcaaaccttcataccatatataaaaccttaattctacttatgacaaccttaccaacgcactattttagaatagtgagacaacttaatacaatatattcccttaaattcttaaaagatctataactgcacagtttatagagtaacgtacttaataccatcagcatatgctaattattgacttaatatcgtaaaacttatattaacctattcatatgctaattattgaattaatatcttaaaacttatattaacctattcatatgctaattattgacttaatatcttaaaacttatattaacctatttaaaagatctatagcttaatcttgatatctcttttaaaaccttaccagttgctaaattaggttaccatggtagaaatatcttatacttttaccttatctatgcatagattatctaattgtaacaTCACCCTTTtagaactcttactatctgttcaaattagcattctctatggaaggtaccttatctgtttactaataagcttttagatcgctgggtctaagagcatctataacactgaataagtattcatggtttacatttgagacaattctcacaacttatctccctcctgtccttctgcatctgtcgaatctttgttgtctttattcagccatggcttgatccatttcgcaggaatccattttgatccttggtctgtaatgacacaagcataaccctttccccaagttattaattggaaaggaccctcccattcaccagtaactccattgcgtattttgacctgacattgattttctctaaggtctgtcaagtgtccttttaagcttgttccatgacgaatcataggtggaatgtcgaacccttgcggaaggcgtaaaaagttcaagacatataatgctttgcttagtctgtcatgtggagtagtacagtcagttccccctttttgtttgtcaagctgatgcttgagagtttgattcatcctttctaccaaggcctgaccagtaggagaatttggtatccctataatatgcttaacaccccacaattgaaaaaaggtggcagtagctttggcgatataaccaggtgcgttgtctgtcttgacctgtgcaggaactcccaaagctgcaaaagcagaacgtaaatgtcgttgcacatgtgaactagtttcaccagtctgagcagtggctcatatggcgaaagaatatatATCAATAGACATAtacacatacttcagcctgccaaattcagggacatgtgtgacgtccatttgccacaattccaaggctcctaatcctcttggattgactcctgcacccagccctactgagatgcgctgacaatctgcacaacttttaacagtaCCTCAGGCTTCACTtttggacaatgaaaattgccgctgtaaaacctgagcagactgatggaggaaactatgagagcgtactgcttgcccaaacctatctactggaggtggaacccaggcaggagatacaagaaaatcagctcatcggtttccttcagctaaatcgccttgaattgtcagatgactacggatatgtgttatgaagtatcggtgttgtctctcttcgatcaacaaccataattgcttgaacaaagacatgagttgtgcatcctgaacctctttgagcaatgatctttcaatgcgagctaccacacctaccacatacaaagaatcgcaaacaatattcactgggctatgagcaaatctgataaacacttctgttacagccctgagttccaaatgctgagttgatcctttcaggtcagttagtatcacatcgtgccattttccatctgttttccatgtaattgctgctttctgcattttaccccctgcgtcagtgaacactgtgggtcctttaacaggaaattctgagagaagagagggaccctcctccattgatcccatattcaaaactgacattaacttgtgtggaggggagaatgtcttaattaaagcttgagaatctaataacgcaatctgaaaaggtaaggagttctgcagagcccactgtaaatattctgaaacgaggggaacaatgatatatgcaggctcagcccctgaaatttcgactattctctgcctacctttcattataagctgagcaaagacctcaaccctggttgtaatggttcgtttgagtcgaaaatgcaaaaacacccactctaagatctttaacggctccttaccagttgtccattgcattatgagagcaaaaggatagttagtattgtttacaattagtagtccgattacataatctgggttccacctatggctgaaagcttttacaagtttggacataatctttttcagagcagcatccgcctcagcagtaagcgttctaggagagctaatgtcactttccccttttagcagttttacaattggagctaaatcctcattagtgatcccacaaatgctccggacccaattcagatcacccactagtttctgcacatcatttaaggattgaatgacaggccgacatgctattttctgaggtttcactgtggactgagaaatttcccaaccaagatatttccacgctggttgaatttgtaccttttctggagcaattagcaatcctctatgctgcaatgtatcagatacttcatttatcaacaaatcagtcgaaaaagtttccccagctattaatatgtcatccatgtagtggtaaatcactaactcaggatgagattttctgatttattgcaaggcccaagctacataaatttgacacatagttggggaatttttcattccatgtggcaaaactacccattgataccttttcgcaggttcagccttatttacagaatttatggaaaatgcaaaacttttacagtcatcaggatgcaaagcaatggtgaaaaaacaatctttcaagtcaattattaagatctgccagttttctggaatcatgacaggggatggtaatcccggctgtaatgctcccatgtcttccatggtatcattaatttttcgaagatcctgtaacaacctccatttctttgattttttctgaatagtaaacacaggagtattctagggacttgtagacggctctaaatgccctttttcaagctgttcctgtactagctcttcgacatgggcgagtttttctttactgagcggccattgatttatccatactggatcatcatttttccactgtaatttaagtactggtcgcccatcatcaatggccgcttctagaaattttgttgttttgtcaccagagttgctcctagttgtcctaacacatcccgtcctaatagagaaacagggatagacatcacattcatgcagtaaagaactaaattactcatgttcttctgtattatcacaaaatgcacattttgaagcaacggattctcatgatttaacagactgtgaacatatcgtaccatataacaaagacctaccaaaattgcaacatgcttaaacagatacccacaaagaaaacaggttaataagggaagcatcttgcagactttaacaagttttctgacctgtgtgttatcagttaagtctctctcagcttgttgaagttcaaatcgccctgcctgtaaaactgtctgaaaagatttaatgatttcttgtccgagtgctttcctatgttttaaaacacctcccaatactgattttttaggaacacaactgaaaacaatcattcctgaccccatcttgcaagtaaaaaccttggcgggaggcgggggggggaggcgggggggaagcaaagggctgcttgcagcctgagtgggaaggcagaaggttttatggcgcacttaaaaacaactagtaaaacaattaactcacattcctgacaagctgcttgattttcagagagatggtacacaggaacacctaatatgtactgtaaaactcgcaaataacatgctgatagcaaacattagcattttctactgctaatttcaacaccagtgcttccttaacttctaagttttcaatctgcttattgatggtctcttgaaggtggtcaataaattgcatgtaattctcattgggaccctgattaacagttgcaaatgatttggctgctttgttggtttcaggcacctctctcatagcttgatattgctgactgttggattcactcgctaatagctgatctgatctttcacacagttcttttgcccagttcttatctggcggctccttctgttctcttgtaggagttagaaggatagaaagcggtgaaggcggacacaaatcagtaaaagaattgatattacacttatttacgactttagcattctcaactttcaccagtccttttgacaaattatctgactccagttctttggacttcttggtctctccagggtcgtgtgatggtacaggaggccatccactcggtaattttcctccctccgccccagactgttgtatcatcgggggtgccgaaggcacaacaggggatggagtaaggagggtatcgaaaacacgaactgggtaagcttcacagttatttttagagttcttatcaggctgtaacgctggaAAAATtccggtaaccgcagcccgctcagccttaaattcttttaaggtggaaattataagcttccatgtagtcactaatgatttagcttctttatctccgtcgctaaccttatcccataatttctgccctatatcgtcccaaagttcaattttaaaagctttctcagcttctgtcgggtagccgttagttctacaacaaaccaacagtctacgtatgttactttcttcatatttaagtcctctcatagagagaatatgcaggaggattttaactatagcttcttcctcagaggatatattctgccccataacttcactcttccctcctcctgctcccagccgctcacctttcccgggaccttcttcaacaaaatttat
This window of the Patagioenas fasciata isolate bPatFas1 chromosome W, bPatFas1.hap1, whole genome shotgun sequence genome carries:
- the LOC136115747 gene encoding gamma-secretase subunit Aph-1b-like, which codes for MTLPIFFGCTFIAFGPALGLFLFTIARDPLHIIILIAGSVRHRCRYRCGRDTGATVGTGVGVEGVLPGAGISTGVSLAEALVPVLVTSRGGVQALQWYRYRHHLPSTGARTALVLIGEWARLGHCCHCQYQHNPGATQDFGASRRSLSCRAAFWLVSLLFSSLIWFIAVKASDPWDEPLQKGLLIFGVMFSVLLQEAFRFLYYKLLRKAIKGLVALSEDGCSPVSVQQMAYVAGMGFGLMSGAFSMINLLADALGPGTIGIHGDSQLYFLTSAFMTMVLIFLHTFWGILFFHGCEHQRWQEIAAVVVMHLAVSGSTFYNPLYTGSLMPSYLLMATAATWAYLLSGGSAQNLWRFLLCLQSDANPQLES